GTCTCAGCCGGTCATAGTAGGTGAAAACCAGTTTTCCGTACTTCCGGTAAAAAATCCGTCTGCCTAGATGCCGTCCGCCATAGCTGTGAAATTTAATGTCATAATCATTGCTCGTAAATAAGTAGCGGTACCTTTCATCCTCTTTATGCCAATCAGAAACGGTTACATGGTAACCTGAGCATGAGAACAACAGAACTAAAGAAACGAAAGCCAATAAGAATTGGCTTTCTGGTATTTTAATTTTAAACATATTACAAATCTGAACCTGTTGCCCAGTCTGAATCATCAGTGTTTCCGTCATCTGTAGTATGTCCTCCGCTGTTGGTCATGACCATTGTATTTACCGGGTCCTGACGCTTTTTGCCTCCTTTCAGGGAAATCATATCATTGGAGTTTAACTTTTTGTCCTGTAAAGACTTTAACTGCTTTTTCATTTTGTTACTATTTTATAATTGCTATTCAGATCGGAGTTTAAACACATCAGATCTCTACCGGTGCTGCTTGCAAGCTTATTTATTCATTTTTCACCTGTATTACGTACTACAGAATACTCAATGCTTAAATTTTCGATCCCTTGCTAATCAATATTTCGGAATAAAACAAGATATTTTTTATCCCTTAAAACGATAAGCTTACATGGAAATAAAAATCTATCATAAAAACAATGATTTATTGTTTTTACAATTTTAGATATATTTTTTGATTTGAGAAAGGGGATTTTAAATATTTTTGAAAATATTTCGGCAGCATTAACTTTATCGAAGAAAAGGCGATAAAAAAAATCTTAAAACAGTGATATATAAATTAAAATATCAAATAGAATATTGTTTTTAGGTTAAATTAATTTGAATCAAATGAAATTCTGCAGGATTGGGATTGATTTTATTTTCAGCCAAACTTAAAACGTTCCACTTTAGCGTATTCTTTAACCAGTTTGCCTGCGGCTGCCTTGCTGTATTCTAAGGAGGAGCAGAGTATCTGGTGTATCAGTATGCAGGATTAAGGTTCATTGAAAAGATTGGTCTTCATAGGAAATTCGGGCCGGAATTATGCCTGGTTCCAGAAGCTGGATTTACAGAATAATTTAAGGTGTTTAAAAAATAAATTTGCCGAAACTGCGTTTAGTAAACGAATAAGTTCAACAGAATAAATAAATTATAAAAATTACATTAAATTATGCTTTGAATAATGAATATTTGTTTAACTTTGAAATAACCAAACCAAAGTATTAATTAAAAATAATTACAATGCAGAACAACATTTTAAAGAACGGAAAAAAACTTAGAAAAGAAGATCTGAAAAATATTGTAGGAGGTGCAGGAAAAGGAGGTTCATTAGGGACACCGGATCTTTCACTTTGCGGGTGCAGCTGTACAGGAGCCGTTACCGGTCCCAAGTACTGCTCAACGTACATCGCCTGTCCACAGGTTATTACCTGCTAACAGAATATTTAGAATTATTTCACCAAGAAATAAACATTTCCACATTTAATACGCAAAAGCCTTCAGGATATTCCGGGAGGTTTTTGTAATTTTTACCAGGGCATTCAGGTGCTGGCAGATTCATCTTTTCCTGCGTATTTTCAGGAGCTTTTTCCCGCTTTCCATTGCAATCTTTTTTTTCAAAAAAGGATTTTCACTGCAATCGGGGCTAGGTGCAGGGTAGAGCAGGACTGTCTTCAGTCGTACTTCTTTCGGGAAAGCAGGATCATCAGTCATCAGACATCCGAAAAGTTCCGGTCGCGGTCAGAGCCATACCGGCTGTTTTTTTCTTCCCCTGTTTTCTGCCCGGAATAAATACTGTTCCGGCCGGAAAAAAGGTAAGAAACCACACAGGCAACCGCCACGTATACTCCGCATTCGGCCCCGAATAACTCAATGCCCATCAGCATGCAGGCGAGCGGCGTATTGGCAGCCCCTGCAAAAACGGCAACAAATCCCATTCCGGCCAGTAAACCGAACGGCAGCGGAATGAACGATGAAAGCGCACTGCCTAAAGTAGCCCCGATAAAGAACAGAGGGGTCACTTCTCCGCCCTTAAAACCTGCAGAAAGGGTAATGACGGTAAAAATGATTTTTAACGCAAAATCACAGAACGGAAGCTGTTTTTCAAAAGATTCTGATATTACCGGGATGCCCAGGCCTGCATACCGGGTTGTTCCCATGGCCAATACCAGCACTGCTATAATAATTCCGCCTGCAACAGGCCGGAACGGCGGATAGCTGATTTTCGACCTGAAAACAGCACCCATTCTTTGCAGGGACTTGCTGAAAGCTGCAGCACAGATCCCGAAAATAATCCCTGCCAGGACACTGTATAGAACAGGAAAGAACCCAAGGTCAGGGATCCGGTCAATGTGATAATGCGTATGCTGCGCACCCCAGAAATCAGTTGTGATGTCGGCAAGCACTGCTGATACAAATGCCGGGAAAATAGCCCGGTACCGGATCTTTCCTGCAAGAAATACTTCAAGCCCGAAAACAGCGCCGGCCAGCGGAGTCCCGAACACTGAACCGAAACCGGCAGCAATGGCAGCAGTAATGAGGGTTCTCCTTTCGCTGTCCGTAAGCTTAAATGGTTTGCTGAACTGATCGGCAATGGCCCCGGCCATCTGGAGCGCCGTACCTTCACGGCCGGCAGAGCCTCCGAAAAAATGGGTAGCCATCGTTCCCAGATACACAAAGGGTACCATTTTAAAAGGAATTCTTTTTTCCGGATGGTGGATGGTCTCCAGCAACAGGTTATTTCCTGCCTCGACATCTTTTCCGAAATAATGGTACATAAGCCCGGTCAGAAAACCTGCAGCCGGCAGTAAGGCAACCATCCGGATATGATGTTCCCTGAAATCAGTTGCCCATTGCAGTGATATCAGGAAACCTGCAGAAGCTGATCCTATGGACAGCCCGATCACAAGGCTGATGCAGAGCCATTTAATAACATAAGGCAGTGCCGGGTATTTCCTGAAGAAAAACCGGATATGGAATTTTGCTTTACGGCTTGTTGTTTTATGTTGTTTAGGCATGGTTTCCTGATTCAATTACTGTCCATAATCTCTTAATCAGGCGTCATCAGCACCGGTGAAACGGGGCGGTTGGGTAAGGAAGAACACCATTTCCCTGTGTTGCAAAGATAAATATTATTTCAGAAAAAAACCGTTTTCCGAGATGTACTTTCTGCTGATGGCTATACTCTCAAAAATATCCCTGTCACTCGAATCCTGTTCCAGGAACCAATGTTCGAGACCGGCTTTTTCTTTGGCTTCAAAAATTCTTTCAAAGTCAATCGTTCCGTTTCCGATTTCTGAAAAGTCTTTTGTTCCTGCTTTCATGTCTTTGACATGCCATAATGGAAATCTTTTCGGATATTTTTCAAAATAAATTAATGGATCTAAGCCTGCTTTTGAAATCCAATATAAATCCAATTCCATTTTTACTAAATCTGATGAAGAATTTTCTAAAATAAAGTCATAAATATTTTTTGTTTCATCGAATTTTTCAAACTCAAAATCGTGGTTGTGGTAAGCCATCCGGATTCCTGCCTGTTCGGTGATTTCTCCGGACCGGTTGAGCAGTTCAGGGAGTTTCCGGTAGTTATCATCTGTGCGCTCTTCAGGAAAAAGATAGGAGCAGACCATATATTTCGCTCCGATTGCATGCAGATCATCCACCGACTGTTCCCATCTGTTCAACAGCGTTCCCTTTTCGGCATGGAGAATCCCGGTGGTATGATGTGAACTGATTACTTTCAGCCCTGTATTCTTTAAGATGGCCTGAAATTCATTTTTGGTTTTCCTGAAAAAACTTCCGTTGTATCCGTAAATTTCAAGCTCTGTAAAACCGGAACCTGCCAGCCTTTCCAGGGTCTTTTCCGGGTTTTCTGAAATCGCGTCACGGACAGTGTATAACTGTATTCCCAATGTGTTTTTTCTGTTTTTAAAATTTATGCTCCCGCAGGAATAAAGGCCTAAAAACCCCAGTGAGGAAAGCTGTAAAAAATCTCTTCTGTGCATTTCATTTATAAGAAGGGTTTCATCTCATCTTCAATCTGCGTTCTGAGCTCCATCAGGCGTATGGCATAATGCTCGTTCTGCCGGTCCTGTTCAGTTTCAGGGATCCATTTCGGTACCGGAAGCTTTTTGCCGTTTTCATCCACCGCTACAAAGACGATGATGCAGTGTGTTTTTTTGTCAAAGGTCGGCTGTTTCAGGTTCCGGGAAAAAACATTGATCGAAATATGCATGCTGGAAGAACCGGTATAAATAACCTGGGCTTCCACTTTTACAATTTCCCCGATTTTGATAGGCTCGTAAAAACGGATCCCGCCCACATACACCGTAACCGAATAATTGCCGCTCCAGGTGGTTGCACAGGCATATCCGGCCTGGTCAATCCATTTCATCACGCTGCCGCCGTGGACGTTTCCTCCGTAGTTCACATCAGAAGGTTCGGAAATAAACTGGAAAGTAATCGGCTTGTTGTCCATTTTTTAAATTTCAATAAAGATATTAATAATTTTCAAAATCCTATATTTAAGCTTATTTTTGAAAATTAAATCATTATCAATGAAAAAAGTATTTTATCTCAATACATGCGATACCTGCAGAAAGATTCTGGGGCAGTTCAATTTAACGGGCTGGGAACTTCGCGAAATTAAAAAAGAACCCATTACAAAAGAGGAACTAGAGGCCATGCACAGCATCACGCAGTCTTATGAAGCGCTGATCAATAAGAAATCAACACAGATCAAATTAAGAGAGCTTGATCTGAAGACTTTGGATGAAAATGATTTTAAAGAAATGCTTCTGGACCACTACACATTTCTAAAACGCCCTGTATTCCTTACGGATGACCATATTTTTATCGGAAACGACAAAAAAAACCTGGAAGCCCTGAAAGCTTTTTTCTAAAGTGACTAACAGAAAAGGATTAGGAAACAATAAGTCGGTTATTTACTTTATGGAGGCGAATTTAGTTAAGATTAAGATCACAATTTAGCTGATACCACCATGAAGCCTGACTACAGATGAAAATGGTTTTCCTGATCGGTTTCTTCCTGGCACAGATAAATTTCTTCCTGCAAGTTAACAGGTAAACGGTACTTATATGATTAAGTAACGGCATCAATAAAGTGGACTGTAAAAGGTCCACTATCTTTTTTGAACACTGTTGGCCACTCCTGTAACGGAAACTGCAGGCTTTCCTGTTTTTGTAGGTGCCGTATTATAGAATACTTTATTATCTGTTCCTTCGATTATGATACGGGATACTTTATCGGCATACACCTTATTGCCGGAACCGGATACTGTAAGCCTGGTTATGTAGCCGTTGATGGTAATTACATTTTCAACACCTGCAATTACAGCATTTCCGCCATCTGAAGAATAGGTCTTTGTGTTTCCTACACCATTGACTTCAATATTTTTCCCGTTCTGACTGCTTGTTCCGGTTTGGGCACTTGCAACTTGGAAACCGATGAAGAAAACCGAAACTGCCAATGCTTTTTTTATCGTGATCATAAATATTGTATTTAAAATGTGGTACTACAATTAGAATGCCGTCGCATCAGGAATTATAAAAACAAAAGCCGTTTCATAGATGATGAAACGGCTTTTTTCCGGATATTTTCAATTATACAAAAGGAGCTTTCACCACTTTTGCAGAAATATTCTTGTTTCTTACCTGAATAAAGATTTCAGATCCCAATTTAAAATGAGGCTTATCCACATAGGCTAATCCTAACCCGATCTTTTTCATCGGGGACTGTGTTCCTGAAGTTACTTTTCCGATGACGTTGCCTTCAACATCCACAACAGGGTAGTCATGTCTCGGAACCCCTTTGTCGGTAAGCTCGAAGCCTACCAGTTTCCGGGTAATCCCTTCTTCTTTTTGTTTTGCGAAAGTATCCTTGGAAACAAAATCCTTATCGAATTTCGTGATCCATCCCAATCCTGCTTCAATTGGTGAAGTGGTATCATCAATATCGTTTCCGTACAGGCAGAACCCTTTTTCAAGTCTCAAGGTATCTCTTGATGCCAGTCCGCAAGGTACAATTCCTTCCGTTTCACCGGCTTCGATGATGGCATCCCAAAGTTTTTCTGCAGATTCGTT
The sequence above is a segment of the Chryseobacterium sp. JJR-5R genome. Coding sequences within it:
- a CDS encoding voltage-gated chloride channel family protein, which gives rise to MPKQHKTTSRKAKFHIRFFFRKYPALPYVIKWLCISLVIGLSIGSASAGFLISLQWATDFREHHIRMVALLPAAGFLTGLMYHYFGKDVEAGNNLLLETIHHPEKRIPFKMVPFVYLGTMATHFFGGSAGREGTALQMAGAIADQFSKPFKLTDSERRTLITAAIAAGFGSVFGTPLAGAVFGLEVFLAGKIRYRAIFPAFVSAVLADITTDFWGAQHTHYHIDRIPDLGFFPVLYSVLAGIIFGICAAAFSKSLQRMGAVFRSKISYPPFRPVAGGIIIAVLVLAMGTTRYAGLGIPVISESFEKQLPFCDFALKIIFTVITLSAGFKGGEVTPLFFIGATLGSALSSFIPLPFGLLAGMGFVAVFAGAANTPLACMLMGIELFGAECGVYVAVACVVSYLFSGRNSIYSGQKTGEEKNSRYGSDRDRNFSDV
- a CDS encoding DUF3060 domain-containing protein: MITIKKALAVSVFFIGFQVASAQTGTSSQNGKNIEVNGVGNTKTYSSDGGNAVIAGVENVITINGYITRLTVSGSGNKVYADKVSRIIIEGTDNKVFYNTAPTKTGKPAVSVTGVANSVQKR
- a CDS encoding arsenate reductase family protein gives rise to the protein MKKVFYLNTCDTCRKILGQFNLTGWELREIKKEPITKEELEAMHSITQSYEALINKKSTQIKLRELDLKTLDENDFKEMLLDHYTFLKRPVFLTDDHIFIGNDKKNLEALKAFF
- a CDS encoding acyl-CoA thioesterase; this encodes MDNKPITFQFISEPSDVNYGGNVHGGSVMKWIDQAGYACATTWSGNYSVTVYVGGIRFYEPIKIGEIVKVEAQVIYTGSSSMHISINVFSRNLKQPTFDKKTHCIIVFVAVDENGKKLPVPKWIPETEQDRQNEHYAIRLMELRTQIEDEMKPFL
- a CDS encoding sugar phosphate isomerase/epimerase, producing the protein MHRRDFLQLSSLGFLGLYSCGSINFKNRKNTLGIQLYTVRDAISENPEKTLERLAGSGFTELEIYGYNGSFFRKTKNEFQAILKNTGLKVISSHHTTGILHAEKGTLLNRWEQSVDDLHAIGAKYMVCSYLFPEERTDDNYRKLPELLNRSGEITEQAGIRMAYHNHDFEFEKFDETKNIYDFILENSSSDLVKMELDLYWISKAGLDPLIYFEKYPKRFPLWHVKDMKAGTKDFSEIGNGTIDFERIFEAKEKAGLEHWFLEQDSSDRDIFESIAISRKYISENGFFLK